The genomic segment TCTATATCCAGAATCAGTTTTTTCACTAGGCTTAAGTAATCCAATTTTGTCATAATGAAGTAATGTTTTCACTGTTACTCCTGATTTTTTAGCAAATTCACCAATTTTCAATTCATTTCCCTCCATAACATTATTCTAATCCATTACCTTAGGATATAGTCAACCCTAATTTTAAAGAGATACTATCTTTCATAACCTTTCCTATAAATTTTAATTAATATTATTAACTGTTTTATATGTTATGCCCTTATCTTTTCCCATATAATTCCGATAAAATAATTGAAGGAGGAAGAATTAACAATGAGCAGTATAACTATAAATTCAAATCGAGCCAACTTATTCAGAAATCTTAATATTAATTCAACCAATGACAAAAATAAAAATGTTGTTAATGGTAATTCTAGTATTGCTAATAAACAAGATAAAAAAGAAAGCGGTTTGATGCAAAATCTTCTAAAGCAAAAACAAGAACTTAAAGAAGAAAAACAAGCATTGATGGCTAAAGAAATGGATGCAAAAGAGAAAAAAGCTAAAATGGATGAATTAAATCAAAAAATAAAAGATGTTGATTCTCAGATTCAACAGCTAAAGATTCAAGAAAAGCAAGAAGAACTTCAAAAGAAACAAGATGAAATTTCAAAGAAAAAAGCTAAAGAAGAAACGTCTAACAAAGATGATAATAAAACCAAAGGCGACGTAATAATTTCTGCTAGCTTAGGTGAACTTATTAAGATTAGTGGCTCACAAAAAACTATACATTTACTAAAGGATAGTAAAAACAGGCAAAAAGTAGAAGCTGAATATATACAACCAAATAATATCGAAAACAGCTACGATAACAATCGTTTATCGCAAATAGGCGCAAGCATAGCCAATATAAACATGACTATTTCTAAAAGGATTGGAGACATAAATAAAAGTGCTGAACGCATTCAAGCTAAAACAGAACTAGCTCTTAAACAAATCAACGATAAAGATGACAATAAGTTAAATGAAGAAACAAAAGACATAGATAATAATACTAATAAATTAGATAAAAGTTCAAAAGATAAAACTAATAGTAAATTGGATACAGAACCTAATAATAATCCATATAATAAAACTACCGAGACTATAGCTTAACTTCTAAAAAACATATTAAGATATTGCATCAGATTCAAAAAAATATAAGACAGCCCGCCTCATTGTATGGGCTGTTTTATATTCATAAAAATAATTATAATAATTCTTTTACTACTTTTATAACTTCTTTTGCTATATATTCAGCATCTTCTAACGATAATGTAGTATACACTGGAAGTGTAATTTCATTTTCATATTGTGCATAAGCATTTGGATAATCTTTAATATCATACCCAAGGTTTTTATATAGAGTTAACATAGGAAGCGGTTTGTAATGAACGTTTGTTGCTATTCCTATATCTGCTAACTTTTGAATAGCTTCGTTTCTCTTTTTCTCATTAAATCCTTTAACTCTATAAAGATATAAGTGATATGATGTCTCAGTTCCATTTTCATCTTTTGTAAATGGAATTATTGAAAATTCTTCTTTTGATAAAATATCACTGTATATCTTAAATATTTGTCTTCTCTTTTCCAACATTTTCTCGTATCTTTTTAATTGAACTAAACCTATGGCTGCCCCTATATCTGTCAAATTACACTTAAGTCCATCATTTATAATGTCATATTCCCATGCACCCGCTTTTAGCTTACTTAGAGCATCCTTTGATTGTCCATGCATGGCAGTAAATCTCATATATTTGAGTAAATCCTCATGATCACCAAAGTGATTGTCATTAAATGTAACGGCTCCACCTTCTCCTGTGGTTAGATTTTTAACTGCATGAAACGAGAATGAGTGAAAATCACATTGAGATCCAACTGGTTTACCTTTGTATTTAGCACCAAAAGAGTGTGCTGAATCGCAAAGTATTATAATATCTTCTCTGTTTTTATCCTTCAAAACTTTCTTTAAAGCATCATAATCAAACGGTACTCCTGCAATATCCACTGGCATAATTACTCTTGTTTTATCTGTAATCTTATCAGCAATTTTATCTATATCCATTTCAAAAGTATCTTTTTTAACATCAACATATATAGGTTTAATCCCTCTATGAATACCAACGCTTGAAGTAGCAGTATATGTATATGGAGTGGAAATAATTTCATCCCCCTCTTTTATATCAAATACTTTAAGCACTAGTTCCATTGCAGCAGTCGCACTATTTAATGCTAATGCTTTATTAACATTTAGATAATTTTGTATTCCTTCCTCAAATTCTGCAAGTTTTGGTCCAGAAGTAATCCAACCTGATCTTAATACATTACCTACCGCTTCTATTTCTTCTTCAGTTATATCTGGTGGTGAAAATGGTATCTTTTTCATACAATTCATCCTCTCTAATTTAAGCACAAAATTTTAATATATATGTTGCAATCCATAATGCACATTTCACAATTTACAATTACGGCTAAAATTCTTTCAATATTTTTATAATTATGATGAAGAATTATTTTGTAACATATATATAATAGAATGTCTAAAAGTAATTTATAGGAAATAACTTTTATATTAGACTCTCTTTTATATTATTATAAACTCCACCCTTAGGTAAGAGTCAAGTTAAAAATATTTATCTTAGAATAATAAATAAACCACCATTTTCAGCTAGTCTATTTATAAACTAGTTTTTTCTAAAAATAGGTGGTTATTTAATTAAGAAGCCTTTCTATATGCAATAATAACTTTTAACTATTTATTATATCTGCTTTTTATTGAACTATGTAATTATAATTCAACAATTACTGGTAATATCATTGGCTTTCTCTTCATCTTTGTATAAACAAAATTATCAACTTCTCTTCTTATTCCATTCTTTATTTCTGCCCATTGAGTTATGTTTCTATCTAAGCATTTTTCTACAACGTTGGTAACTATGTTTCTAACTTCGTCTATTAATTCCTCAGAGTTTCTTACATATACGAAACCTCTTGATACTATATCTGGACCAGATATTATGATTTTATTTCTTATGTCTATAGCTATAACCACTGTAATTATACCATTTTCCGCCAAATTCTTCCTATCTCTAAGAACCATACTTCCTATATCACCGACACCCATACCATCTACAAGAACTCTTCCAAATGGCACTTTTCCTGATACCTTTCCAGCAGCTCTAGTTAATTCAAAAACATCACCATTTTCTAAAATAAATGTCCTAGATTTGTCTACTCCCATACTTTCTGCTATTTTAGCATGAGTAATTAAATGCTTATACTCACCATGAACTGGTATAAAAAATTTAGGTTTTAATAAAGCTTGAATTAGCCTTAATTCTTGTTCACAAGCATGCCCTGAAACATGTATATCTTCTATTGATTTATATATTACATTGGCACCCTTCTTTATTAGATCATTTATTAAATTAGATACCGCCTTCTCATTACCAGGTATAGGACTTGCAGATATAATAACCATATCGCCTTCTATTATTTGTATATGCCTATGTGTTGATGCAGCTATTCTCGACAATCCTGCCATGGACTCTCCCTGACTTCCAGTTGTAACAATGGTTAGCTTATCATCTGGGTAATTCTTTATTTCATCTAGACTTATTATCATATCTTCTGGTATAAATAAATATCCAAGTTCCATAGCAACTTCAGATATATTTTCCATGCTTCTACCACTAAAAGCTATTTTTCTGTTATATTTTATTGAACAATCACTAATTTGTTGTAATCTATGAACATTTGATGCAAATGTAGATACTATAATTCTACCAGTAGCCCTACTGAAAAGATTTTCTAGTGTTTCTCCAACTGTTTTTTCAGACATAGTGTAGCCTTTATGAAGGGCGTTAGTGCTATCTGCCATTAAGAGAAGTACACCTTTCTTGCCCAATTGAGCATACCTTTGTAAGTCCATAACCTTCCCATCTATTGGCGTAAAATCCACTTTAAAATCACCACTATGAACAATAACTCCTATTGGGGTATGCAACGCAATAGAACAGCTATCAGGTATACTGTGGTTATTCCTTATATATTCAATTTTTATTTGCTCTAATTTTATTAGTTCTCCCGGTTCAACAACATTTAATGTACAATCACTAAGCATAGTATGCTCTTTTAATTTACCTTCTATTAATCCAAGTGTTAATCTAGTTCCATATATAGGAACATTAATTTGCTTTAATACATATGGTAGTCCTCCAATGTGATCTTCATGTCCATGGGTGATAAAGATACCTTTAACTTTATCCTTATTTTTAATTAAATATGCTACATCTGGAATTACTATATCAATTCCATATAAATCTTCATCCGGGAATGCTAATCCACAATCTATAACTATTATTTCATTATCGTATTCAAAAGCAGTCATATTTTTTCCTATTTCACCAAGTCCACCTAATGGGATTATCTTCAGTGGAATTTGTTTAGATTTTGTTTTTTTATTAATTTTAGTTTCACTAATTCCAATTTCATTATTCTCCATATCATCACACCTCAAAAGTTTTTATTCTATGCTTTAATTATTTGCAATTAACTTTAAATATATAAGCGAACTTTAAAATTTATTTTAACCTAAAAAGTAGCACTATAATTTCAAAATTATAATGCTATTTTTTATAGTTATATTCGTCTTTAAATTTCATTAAATTATTTCAATATTAGGCCCATAAATTATATTAATATATTGAATATGCATGGAATAATGTCTTAATATTTTTACTGAAAATACATTGCTTTTAATTTATCAGCTATTTCATTTTCACAACTTGATATTTGTCTGATTCCATATCCAAGAAGCAATGGTGAACTGCTGAATCTTGGCATGACCTTACATAAAATTTTATTTTTTATATGATAGAAAAATATATTAAAACTATCGCATTTCACAAAATAATTATTTAAAAGGTAATGAACTACCTTTCTAAGATTATATGCCAACTCATTTAACGCATATAAATCATCACTTATAATTATATTAAATTCAGTAAATCCATTAAATGGTTTATGTGATAGATTAACTAAACAATTATTACTTTTATGAATTTCTATTCCTTCAAAATAATCATCTTTTATATTTAATTTATAATCAATATCATCAAGACCTACTATCTGCATATGAGGATGTTTTAGGCTTCCACCAGAATTGGGGCCATGGTTTTTATAAAATATTACTGATTTATATTCTCCGCTTGCCTCTATTCTTAACCAATGTTTAACACTAAATCTTATTAAATCCTCCATATACTCTGCAGAATACTGTCCCATATCAGTATTACAATTATACGTTTCTATAATGACTAATTGATAAGTATCTTTTATAGTCGGATACTTATTTTTTAGTAATACAAATGGCCCGTCTTCATCAATAACATCTGTAAGTGTTTCTCTATTACAAAACGGACATTCCTTTATATTTATTTTTTTAAATTCATTTGGTTTATCCTTATTAATTTCATTTAAAAATACTAAATACTTATCGTTTCCCATTTATATCACCAAAAACCTTCCATCAAAATCATTTTTTAATTAATACATGTGCACACTTTGAAGGAACAGTTATACTATTACCCTCTATAGCGTAAATTTCATCTACTCCAGCTCTTTCCTTATTAACAAGGACGCTCCATCCACATTCTTTTAAATCTATAAATGCTTCCTCATCATTTGGATTAAATATTACAACTATAGTATTACACAAATTTTTCTCACTATTATCTTCAATCTTATATGCAACAACATTTTCTTTGTAGAAATCCTCTCCATACTCTAAAAATGTTAAATTCCTTCTAATTTCTTCGCTTAAATTCATTCTGAACGCTTTATATTTTTTTCTTAATTTAATCAGACCTTTATAGTAATTTACAATTTCTTTATATTCAAAAACTCTATCCCACTCTAAATTATTTACGCTATCAGGAGCATTATAACTATCATGACTAAAGCTTCCATCGTCATTTTTCTTAGTCCTTAAAAATTCTTCTCCCGCTTGAAAGAAAGGTATACCTTGAGACGTTAAAACTATAGCCGCTGCTAACTTGTTCATATTCTTACGTTTTTCTAGCGAAGATTCACTGTTAGTTAAATATAGTTTATCCCATAATGTATAATTATCATGAGCTGAAATGTAATTTATACATTGATAAGGCTCATTTGCCCATGCAAAGCGTGAGTATATGACTTTATCATAGTTAATACCTTGTTTACCAATAGCTCCTACAATACAGAATTTAATACTTTCTTCAAGTCCTGTTCTACCATTTACATATCCTTTTTCATTTATGTTAAACACATGTCCTTTAACAGAATCTCTAGTATCATCACTGAATGCTGCAATCTGCATTTTATCAAATTTCACTATATTTTGCTTTACTGATGACTCTTCACTACTTAATGGAGTCCAGCCTCCAGTCCAGCCTTCACCATACATAAGTATAGATGCATCAATCTTATCTAACTCAGCTCTAATTTGCCTCATAGTTTCAATATCATGTAAACCCATTAAATCAAATCTAAATCCATCTATATGATATTCCTTAGCCCAATAAATTACTGAATCAACAATAAGTTTTCTTACCATATATCGTTCTGAAGCTAATTCATTGCCACAACCCGATCCATTTGAGAAATTTCCACTTTGATCCTGTCTATAATAATATCCTGGTACTGCCAGATTAAGATTAGATTCATGACTTTTATAGGTATGATTATAAACCATATCCATAACAACTCGAAGTCCAGCTTCATGAATGCTTTTAACCATTTCCTTAAATTCTCTAATTCTCTTTTCTCCGCTAAAAGGATTTGTTGAATACGATCCTTCTGGAGCAAAATAATTTTTTGGATCATATCCCCAATTATATTGTGGCACATCTAGTTTACTTTCGTCAACAGTTTCATAATCAAATGCTGGAAGTAAATGAACATGAGTTATTCCCAATTCCATCAAATAATCTATTCCTGTCTTTGTATATTTTCCTGGAATTGTAGTCCCATGCTCACAAAACGCAGTATACTTTCCTTTTTTGCTTGAGCTTATTCCTGAATTCTCATTTATTGAAAAATCTCTTACATGAACCTCGTATATTACAGCTGACGTTGCAGAGTTTAGCTCTGGTTTTCTATCTTTATCAAAATCTATCGGATCTGTTTTTTTAAGATCTATTACCATTCCCCTGTTTCCATTAACCCCAAGGGATTTTGCATATGGATCTACAACTTCTCTTTCATTTCCACTATTAATTATTAAGTAATTGTAAAATTCACCTTCAAGATCTCTTTTGACCTCTATGTTCCAAGTTCCTTGTACTCCTCGATTCATGTCTAATATTTCTTCTGGTGCATTTGTATAATTCTTTTCATCCTTTCCAAACAACGCTAATCGAACATTATTTGCATTTGGTGCCCAAACTATAAATTTTGTACTATCTTTAGAATATTCTGCACCAAGATTCCCATCATAGTTATTGTAATCATTATCTAATAAATTCATTATATTATTACCCCTTTTACTAGTTTTATTAAATGTTTTGCAGACAAATAATATTTACCCTATCTATATATTCTTAAATTCTAGTAGATTATCTCCACATTACTTTCTTAATTCTGTTATTATTTTACCTGAAAATGCTGGGACCACTATCCTGGTTTCATTAGCATTAATCACTATTTTATTTTCATCTAATAAATCAATACCTTTTTCAAAGGGTAACCTAAATTCTAGAACACTTTCCTTATCAGATAAATTTAATATTACACAAACTCTATCATTATCAGTATTTCTAGAAAATATGAATTGTTCATTCTTAACAACAACTTGTTCATAATCCCCATATTTTAAAGCTTCACTATTAATTCTAATATTACCTAACTTTTTAATTAATTCAAATAACTTATCATCTTGTTCATCTATTTTTCCAAATTCTAATTCTGGTCTTAAAGGTAAGTCTGTACCATTTCCTTTAACTCCCTTAAGACCATATTCACTCCCATAATATAGACTTGGCACACCAGGCATTGTATAAAGCAATATATATGAATTATATATATATTCTGGCTTTTTTAGTGTACTTGCTAGTCTGTTAACATCATGGTTATCAACAAAGTTATATAAACATAGATTTTTATAAATTCCACCTGGACCAAATAATCTATTTAATGAATATGCAATTTCAAAATAGTTTTTATCGTTATGACTTGAATAAATTCCCTTATAACATTCATAATTTGTCACAGAATCTAAACTTTCAGCATTAGCCCATCTGTTATAGTCTCCATGAATAACCTCACCCATTAGCCAAAAATCCTTCTTCTTTCCTTCTACAAATGTCTTTAAAACTTTAAAAAACTCAAAATCAATGCTATCAGCTGCATCTAATCTTAACCCATCTATATCAAATTCATCTATCCATGTACTTACAGCCTGTAACAAATGATTTCTAACTTCTTCATTCTTCAAATTAAGTTTGACTAAATCATAACAGCCATTCCAACTCTGATAATTAAATTCATCCCCCATTGGACTTTTGCTATTGAAATTTAAATCTGCAAACCAGCTACAATACTTAGAATTTACTCCATTTATCTGAACATCTTTAAATGCCCAAAATTCTCTTCCTACATGATTAAATACCCCATCTAGAATTATTCTTATATCATTTTTGTGTAACTGCTCACATACTTCTTTAAAATCCTCATTAGTTCCAAGTCTTTCATCAACTTTGTAGTAATCCTTGGTGTCATAACCATGATAACTCGACTGAAAAATTGGTGAAAAATAAACAGCATTAATTCTCATTTCCTTTAAATGAGGTATCCATTTTTCAATTTTGCTTAGCCTATTTTTTTTGTCATATATTTTACCTGGTTCTAAAACACCACAAAATCCAAGTGTATAGAATTGATAAAATATACTTTCTCTAATCCATAAATTCATAATCTCATCCCCTTTAGTTTATAACATTATACCACTTTGACGCCATTTTTTTACATCACCTGTTTATAAATTAATAAACCTGATTTTTAGGAGTCCCTATATTTATATCCTTCCTAATTATATAAAAACTCTCCATATTTAGAAATACATATTGGAAGTTTATATATTTTATTTCTATAATAAGAAAATTTATATAAATATTATTATTATTTTTGTCACATACTAGGTATTGAAATTAAATATCTACGGAGGTATAAAAATGAATACAAAAGCTATAAAATACATAACAACTTTCTTATTGGCAATAAATTGCCTAACATTTCTTCCTAAACCAACAGTTGCAAGTGCAGCTTCTTATTCACTTGGCGGCTTAAAGATTTCAACTTACTATGCTCATAAAGATAAATCTAATGGTTTTAATGTGTTTGGAGAGGAAAATTACAAATATCTTTCTGCTAAACAAAAAAAAGAATTACTTGAATTAAAGAAATGTAAAGCTAAGGGTCAGGATCTTTCAGAAGAGCAACAGAAAACTCTACATTCACTTATAGATTGTGTCATCAAAGGAAAACTTGGAGATAAGGACTATGTAGATTTTAAAAGTTTAGTTGAAAAAAAACGTTCTAATGAGAATTTAACAGATGAAGAAAATGAACGATTAAAGGATTATACAGATATTATTAACGGTAACAAACTTTCAACGAAAGATATACTTAGTCAATTTCTAAGATGATATATATCTTATGCTTATAAAAGAACAAACTCTAATTGATAGAATTTGTTCTTTTAACGTTATATTATTATTAAATGCTATTTTCGTAGAATGACAACACCCTATAAAAAAAAGAAAAGGCTATTTCATCTCTTTCAAAATACGAT from the Clostridium beijerinckii genome contains:
- a CDS encoding FlxA-like family protein — encoded protein: MSSITINSNRANLFRNLNINSTNDKNKNVVNGNSSIANKQDKKESGLMQNLLKQKQELKEEKQALMAKEMDAKEKKAKMDELNQKIKDVDSQIQQLKIQEKQEELQKKQDEISKKKAKEETSNKDDNKTKGDVIISASLGELIKISGSQKTIHLLKDSKNRQKVEAEYIQPNNIENSYDNNRLSQIGASIANINMTISKRIGDINKSAERIQAKTELALKQINDKDDNKLNEETKDIDNNTNKLDKSSKDKTNSKLDTEPNNNPYNKTTETIA
- the pulA gene encoding type I pullulanase; the protein is MNLLDNDYNNYDGNLGAEYSKDSTKFIVWAPNANNVRLALFGKDEKNYTNAPEEILDMNRGVQGTWNIEVKRDLEGEFYNYLIINSGNEREVVDPYAKSLGVNGNRGMVIDLKKTDPIDFDKDRKPELNSATSAVIYEVHVRDFSINENSGISSSKKGKYTAFCEHGTTIPGKYTKTGIDYLMELGITHVHLLPAFDYETVDESKLDVPQYNWGYDPKNYFAPEGSYSTNPFSGEKRIREFKEMVKSIHEAGLRVVMDMVYNHTYKSHESNLNLAVPGYYYRQDQSGNFSNGSGCGNELASERYMVRKLIVDSVIYWAKEYHIDGFRFDLMGLHDIETMRQIRAELDKIDASILMYGEGWTGGWTPLSSEESSVKQNIVKFDKMQIAAFSDDTRDSVKGHVFNINEKGYVNGRTGLEESIKFCIVGAIGKQGINYDKVIYSRFAWANEPYQCINYISAHDNYTLWDKLYLTNSESSLEKRKNMNKLAAAIVLTSQGIPFFQAGEEFLRTKKNDDGSFSHDSYNAPDSVNNLEWDRVFEYKEIVNYYKGLIKLRKKYKAFRMNLSEEIRRNLTFLEYGEDFYKENVVAYKIEDNSEKNLCNTIVVIFNPNDEEAFIDLKECGWSVLVNKERAGVDEIYAIEGNSITVPSKCAHVLIKK
- a CDS encoding alpha-amylase family glycosyl hydrolase: MNLWIRESIFYQFYTLGFCGVLEPGKIYDKKNRLSKIEKWIPHLKEMRINAVYFSPIFQSSYHGYDTKDYYKVDERLGTNEDFKEVCEQLHKNDIRIILDGVFNHVGREFWAFKDVQINGVNSKYCSWFADLNFNSKSPMGDEFNYQSWNGCYDLVKLNLKNEEVRNHLLQAVSTWIDEFDIDGLRLDAADSIDFEFFKVLKTFVEGKKKDFWLMGEVIHGDYNRWANAESLDSVTNYECYKGIYSSHNDKNYFEIAYSLNRLFGPGGIYKNLCLYNFVDNHDVNRLASTLKKPEYIYNSYILLYTMPGVPSLYYGSEYGLKGVKGNGTDLPLRPELEFGKIDEQDDKLFELIKKLGNIRINSEALKYGDYEQVVVKNEQFIFSRNTDNDRVCVILNLSDKESVLEFRLPFEKGIDLLDENKIVINANETRIVVPAFSGKIITELRK
- a CDS encoding DegT/DnrJ/EryC1/StrS family aminotransferase — encoded protein: MKKIPFSPPDITEEEIEAVGNVLRSGWITSGPKLAEFEEGIQNYLNVNKALALNSATAAMELVLKVFDIKEGDEIISTPYTYTATSSVGIHRGIKPIYVDVKKDTFEMDIDKIADKITDKTRVIMPVDIAGVPFDYDALKKVLKDKNREDIIILCDSAHSFGAKYKGKPVGSQCDFHSFSFHAVKNLTTGEGGAVTFNDNHFGDHEDLLKYMRFTAMHGQSKDALSKLKAGAWEYDIINDGLKCNLTDIGAAIGLVQLKRYEKMLEKRRQIFKIYSDILSKEEFSIIPFTKDENGTETSYHLYLYRVKGFNEKKRNEAIQKLADIGIATNVHYKPLPMLTLYKNLGYDIKDYPNAYAQYENEITLPVYTTLSLEDAEYIAKEVIKVVKELL
- a CDS encoding DUF4931 domain-containing protein — translated: MGNDKYLVFLNEINKDKPNEFKKINIKECPFCNRETLTDVIDEDGPFVLLKNKYPTIKDTYQLVIIETYNCNTDMGQYSAEYMEDLIRFSVKHWLRIEASGEYKSVIFYKNHGPNSGGSLKHPHMQIVGLDDIDYKLNIKDDYFEGIEIHKSNNCLVNLSHKPFNGFTEFNIIISDDLYALNELAYNLRKVVHYLLNNYFVKCDSFNIFFYHIKNKILCKVMPRFSSSPLLLGYGIRQISSCENEIADKLKAMYFQ
- a CDS encoding ribonuclease J; this encodes MENNEIGISETKINKKTKSKQIPLKIIPLGGLGEIGKNMTAFEYDNEIIVIDCGLAFPDEDLYGIDIVIPDVAYLIKNKDKVKGIFITHGHEDHIGGLPYVLKQINVPIYGTRLTLGLIEGKLKEHTMLSDCTLNVVEPGELIKLEQIKIEYIRNNHSIPDSCSIALHTPIGVIVHSGDFKVDFTPIDGKVMDLQRYAQLGKKGVLLLMADSTNALHKGYTMSEKTVGETLENLFSRATGRIIVSTFASNVHRLQQISDCSIKYNRKIAFSGRSMENISEVAMELGYLFIPEDMIISLDEIKNYPDDKLTIVTTGSQGESMAGLSRIAASTHRHIQIIEGDMVIISASPIPGNEKAVSNLINDLIKKGANVIYKSIEDIHVSGHACEQELRLIQALLKPKFFIPVHGEYKHLITHAKIAESMGVDKSRTFILENGDVFELTRAAGKVSGKVPFGRVLVDGMGVGDIGSMVLRDRKNLAENGIITVVIAIDIRNKIIISGPDIVSRGFVYVRNSEELIDEVRNIVTNVVEKCLDRNITQWAEIKNGIRREVDNFVYTKMKRKPMILPVIVEL